The sequence below is a genomic window from Synechococcus sp. PCC 7335.
TCCTGGAGCTGCGCGGCGTTAGCTGTTTGGGCCTAGAGACTGCTCAACCGAAGCAGAATATTGTGGTCTCACGTTCGTTTGGAAAGGCAGTGATTAGTAAAGCAGAGCTGCTAGAAGCGATCGCTTGCTATGCGAGCAGAGCGACTGAGAAGCTTCGCGCTCAGCATAGTCGATGTGGAGCGCTACAGGTCTTTCTGACGACGAATCACTTTCGCGCAAGTGAGCCACAATATCAAGCAAATACTACATGGGTTTTTGATTGTTCAACAAATGATACGAGAGAGGTTGTTCACGCAGCGAGGGAGTGCCTAGGCAATCTGTATCGAGTAGGGTTTCGCTATGCCAAATGCGGTGTGATGCTCAATGCGATCGCCCCTGATAGTGACATACAAGGCAACTTATTCTATGCGCCTGACTATCACCGTAGCGAACGGCTAATGCAGGTAGTCGATCGGCTCAACTCGCAAATGGGACGAGGGACGGTAACGTTTGCAGCGCAAGGTATCAATAGAAGCTGGCAGATGAGGCAGCAGTGGCGATCGCCACGCTATACAACAAGGTGGAATGAGCTAATGAAAGTACGCTGCTGAGCGGGTTCCAAAGGCTGTTATTTAGCTATGGCGATTGTTTATCCGTAGTAATTTACTCACCAGTAATTCATTCACAAGTAATTGTTGTGACAATGTCTTCACTATATTTTTTAGAAGATAATCTTTAGAAACATTTCTTAGGCAAGATCTCTAAAGAACGCTTAGAAGACTTAAAGGTTGCTTAGGAAAATTAATTATTGATTCTCTTAAGCATCTATGGCTAACGCTACTCATATCAGTACTTATAGCGGTTTGACGAGAATGTGCTTTCTATATCTGGAAAGATGATTTCTTCATAAGGTACTGATTTACTCCTTCGCTATCGGCAGAATGTAAGTAGATCCACGTAAATTCCACATAACTGAGAGAAAGCGCAATGGTGACCTCTTTACAGCAAGTTCCCTCTACAACAGCTCAGCAACAGTTATCTTGGCAAAGCAATCGTATTCAGGGCGGCGATCGCGCTAGAGTTCTCAAACATATTATTGTTATTTCCGATGCGATAGAACTCACAGAAGAAATTCAGACTGAGCTGTCCTATGAAGGATATCAAGTCAGCGTTATTCACGATGGCCTACGAGGGCTGATGGCGGTTAAGCGGTTCTCTCCTGATCTGATCATCGTCGACTGGAATCCACCTAGATTAAGTGGGATAAGCATCTGTAAGCGACTACGCTTGCATGATCGGGAAAAGCCGATCATCTTACTCACAAGTGAGAATGCTGTTCAAGAGAGAATTGAAGGATTTGAAGCAGGCGCCAACGACTGTATTTCTCCCCCTTTTGTAAAGGCAGAATTCGTTGCTAGGATCAATGCTAAGTTAGCTCTTCGCCAGGTCTCTAACGACTCAGCAGCTATTCTAAGATGTGCTGATATTGTGCTCAATCGCGAGACAAGAGAAGTCTTTCGTGGGGGTGTTTCTATCCAGCTAACTGCGAAAGAATTTAGCTTGCTAGAGTTTCTAATGGACCACTACTGTCAAGTGCTAACGAGGACTCAAATCCTAGAAGATGTGTGGGACTACGACTACACAGGCAACTCTAACACTATCGAGGTTTACATCCGATACTTACGAAACAAGCTAGGAGATACTGATAAAAAGCGATTGATTCATACGGTCAGAGGCGTTGGGTATATGCTAAGAGAACAGTGCAGCTAACTGCTTGATAATCTGCTGTAGGCGTAGCCTTTTTGAGTATGCATTCAACAGATTGATATAGCCTCATCCATCAAGGGTTGTAGTACTTGACGGATGAGGCTACAGCTCATCTCTAAATCCACTGTATCTGAGAAACTTAGAGAAACGTAGATAACTTGGCTAGTTGTTTTGCGAGCCTCTTAACCAAAGAGCTATACTCCCCAAGCAAGTGTCAAACGCAACAAGTGTTTAGGTGGGGCGCAAGTCTTCCTCGCTCCCATTGTCTACGGTGGCTATCAAAATCTGACGAACTAGAGCAGCTAGGTTGGTGCTTCCTTTGTGACGAACGCTGATGAAGAATGTTGGAGAATCGTCGACACCGTCCTTTGAGGCACTATCGATATCAGATTGAATACGCTGAAGATGGACGCTGTGAGTTATCTCGAAAAGAAACTGGGAGATGTCCAAATCGAGTTCACTGGCATATTCTACTAGAGAAGCATCGTCGAGAGCGTCTTGGTTCTCGAATAGTTTGTCGTGCATTTCCCAGAATTTTCCTTGACTGCCTGCTGCTTCGGCAGTTTCGGCTGCTGTTAGCGCCTGAGGGTAGCGCTCGGGTTGGGGAAAATGTCTAAAGATCAGGCAAAGCTGATTGCCTAAGGACTTTTGCAGTTCTTTGGTTGTTTTGTGAGCTTGGCCAGACTGAGGACATTGATAGCTACCGTAGGTCATGATCGAAAGCGCAGCTGATAGCGAACCCCGGCTGTGGTCAACATCTCTGAGCGTCGGCATGTCATTCATATTGTTGAAGTTTGAGCGAGGGTTAGTCTTATGGTGGGTTGTTCCACCCATCTTGGTTTTTTTCGAAGAACAGTACGACTACCTTTGACAAAGAATATTTGTGAGGCGATTACTCAGTTCTCTACCTGAGCGATCGGCTAGGTATCGTATGCATATAAATACATTTGTACGCTTACAGGCGACTGGGTTCGCAGTAGCTAGCACCGGAAGCATGTTCAAACATGAGGCAACGCCTTTGCCGCCGTTGATTTCATCCCTACTCAGATCGCAGACTACGCAGCCATTGGGCACGTCGTGGTGGGCCACTGATAAACTACCACCAGCAAGCTATTCGTTAACTTACAGACAGATTAA
It includes:
- a CDS encoding response regulator transcription factor — its product is MVTSLQQVPSTTAQQQLSWQSNRIQGGDRARVLKHIIVISDAIELTEEIQTELSYEGYQVSVIHDGLRGLMAVKRFSPDLIIVDWNPPRLSGISICKRLRLHDREKPIILLTSENAVQERIEGFEAGANDCISPPFVKAEFVARINAKLALRQVSNDSAAILRCADIVLNRETREVFRGGVSIQLTAKEFSLLEFLMDHYCQVLTRTQILEDVWDYDYTGNSNTIEVYIRYLRNKLGDTDKKRLIHTVRGVGYMLREQCS
- a CDS encoding thioredoxin domain-containing protein produces the protein MGGTTHHKTNPRSNFNNMNDMPTLRDVDHSRGSLSAALSIMTYGSYQCPQSGQAHKTTKELQKSLGNQLCLIFRHFPQPERYPQALTAAETAEAAGSQGKFWEMHDKLFENQDALDDASLVEYASELDLDISQFLFEITHSVHLQRIQSDIDSASKDGVDDSPTFFISVRHKGSTNLAALVRQILIATVDNGSEEDLRPT